The sequence GTGATTATCATCCCGCTACTCAAGACAAGATCAGATAAATCTTGTAGTCCGCGTATAATGCGGCATAGCTAACCAATCATTGACAAACAGGACCTATTCTTAGGCCCTCAGCAGAAATAACCTATCGCAAGTACGACCGGTAATAATTACTAGCAATTTTATTCAACATACCGAAAATCGGTATTAATAGCATGTGGTAAAATGCGCGTACTATGTACTGCGTCGGTGGATAAGGGTGTGCCGCCTTTAAAAAAGGCGGCAAGGGCTGGATTACTGCTTAATATGGTATGTTACCATGTGCAACCCATACTCGCAATACCCGAGAAGCAGCGAAAGGCAAGCAAGGTTGCCAAACTATGGAAATAAAGCATCTTATCGCACGCTCGCTACGTGCTTGCTGCTGTAGATTTACACAAAAATGGACGTATAGACAGCAATAATTGCTCAATTACCTGGACTTGCTTAGCGCTGGCTGATACCTTAACCAGCATAAAGAAAAAATCAGTTGAATATTAATCCGATGAGAGGATGCGGCGCAGCAATTTCGTTAGGTATAGTTGCTGGGGAAGCAGTGTGCGATTTGGAATATATAGACGATTGAGTAGCAGAAACTACTATTAATGTAGTAATGTTTGAAGATGGTCGCTTGATCGAAGTGCAAGTGACTGCCGAATGTAAGCCTGTTAGTACACAAGAATTTATTGTTTTGCTGACCGCTGTGGTATTTATAGTCGGATAAAAGCACAAAAAGCAGCGCAGGCCGCGATTATAATATAATTACTATATATAGTCCACGAGTGTAAGTTTAATTAATGGTTACCCCCCAATTAATTAATGATTAGCTGCAAAACGGCATTATTAACTATGTCAGATAATTATTTACATACCACTGTTTTGCTAAATGAAGCGGTACATGGTTTAAACCTACGACCTGATGGCATCTATTTTGACGGAACCTTTGGGCGTGGCGGGCATTCGCGGTTAATTTTATCAAAGCTTAATGCACAAGGACGACTATTTGCTATAGATTGTGATCCGGCGGCAATTGAAGCGGCACAGACCATCGATGATACACGTTTTACTATTGTCCATAAGCCTTTTTCCGCAATGCTGGATTACATAGCAGAAAGAGATCTTGTTGGTCAAATTGACGGTATTTTGCTAGATCTAGGCGTCTCTTCGCCGCAAATCGACGATCCAGCACGTGGTTTTTCATTTATGCGCGACGGACCACTGGATATGCGTATGGATAACACAAGCGGGCAGTCAGCCGCGCAGTGGCTAGCACAAGCGTCAGTGGACGAGATAAGCTGGGTTCTAAAGACCTTTGGCGAGGAGCGTTTCGCCAAACGCATAGCACAGGCAATCGTCGCAAGAAATCGCCAACGACCTCCTATAACACGGACTCTAGAACTAGCAGCCTTAATTACCAAGGCCATTCCGTTTCATGATAATCGTAAGCACCCTGCAACGCGCAGTTTCCAGGCGATTCGGATCTATATCAATTGCGAGCTAGAAGAGATCGAACGGGCTCTCAACTGCGCGTTGCAGGGGCTGGCCCCATACGGCAGATTAGCAGTTATAAGCTTCCATTCTATAGAGGATCGGTTGGTGAAACAGTTTATCTATCAGCACAGCTACATACCGCAGGTGCCGGTGGGTATACCACTAACAGAAGCGCAAATATCCGCGCAATACCAGCATTGGCGCCAATTGAAAATTTTAGGGAAAATACATCCTTCGGCGCAAGAAATTACAGATAACCCACGTGCGCGTAGTTCGGTGCTAAGATTAGCAGAGAAATTGTCTAAAACATGATCGATAGAAAACATTATCACTTAGTTGGAAGCATAGGTAAAGATATATTAAATAATGGCAAACTGCCCGCGCTATTACTGATTGCGGTTCTCGCCTCATCGAGCTTGGTAGTTATAACCACCTACCAAACCAGGCGGCTAACAGTTGAACGTGAGCAACTGCTTCTAGAACAGAATATATTAGATATCGAGTGGCGTAACCTGATCCTAGAAGATAATGTTATTAGCGATCAAAGTCGCTTTGAGTTTGTCGCCACTGAGCAGTGACCAAGACCATATTTAGATTAGTCGCAAGAAAAATATTGTGCTTCCACCTTAAGTGATCGTACTTTATCCGCTTTGATCGACCTTAGTCGCAGTCGCAAATACTGATTTATGACAAGTAGGCTGAAAAAAAATTGCTATTACTTACAGTTTAGTTATAAAAATAGCATTTGAAAGCAACCTATACTGCGATCTTTAGCGCTTGAATCTAATCATAAATTATTGGCAAAATAAGCACAATTAGTCCGCAAACTGATAATAAATAGCGATACATGAAAGCCGCAGCATGCATGACCACTCTGAAACGCCAGGCGGCTAATAATACCAGACTTGGCGGTTGGCGTTTTACTGTTCTGTATAGTTGCATCCTACTAGCGTTGATCGGTATGACAATCAGGTTAGCCTATCTACATATCATTAATCACGATCAACTGGTACGTGAAGGAGATATGCGCTCGCGGCGTGTGCAGCAAATTCCTACCATGCGTGGTATGATAAGCGACCGAGTCGGACGTCCTCTGGCAGTAAGCGTGCCAGTTCACGCTATCTGGGCAGATCCGCAACAGTTGACAAAATACTATAGCAGTATGAGCACAAACTTACGCTGGAAAGCGTTTTACGATGTGCTTTCTCTCTCTTATGATCAACTGTTATCGCGCATGCATACTAATTCTACAAGGCGCTTTGTCTATTTAGCGCGCCAAGTTAATCCTAATATTAGCGATTATATCCATAAACTTAACCTGCCAGGTATTTATCTTCGACAGGAGTCACGTCGCTATTATCCCGCTGGTCATTCAACAGCGCATCTTCTTGGCGTGACCAATATTGATAGTCAGGGTATTGAAGGTATTGAAAAAAGTTTCGACAAGTGGCTAACCGGCCAACCCAACGAGCGAATGGTGCGCAAAGATCGTTTTGGCAAGATCATAGAGAATATATCTTCGGTCGCCCGCCAGACCACGCATAATCTGTCGCTAAGTATTGACGAACAGCTGCAGGCATTGGTGTATCGTGAGCTTAATCAAGCCGTTGCATGCAATCGTGCCGAATCTGGCACATCAGTTTTGGTGGATGTCAATACTGGCGAAGTGCTAGCAATGGCCATCAGTCCTTCTTACAACCCCAACAATTTAGTTGGCACCAACATGGATATAATGCGTAATCGTGCTATTACCGATAGTTTTGAGCCAGGTTCAACAGTAAAGCCAATGGTGGTCATGACAGCACTGCAGCGTAGATTAGTGGGGGAAAACAGCCTACTTAATACATTACCTTACATGATTAGTAGTCACCAAATTAAGGATGTAGCGCGCTATGCTGAATTGTCCATGACAGGAATTTTGCAGAAATCTAGTAACGTTGGTGTATCTAGGCTTGCGTTAGCAATGCCATCTTCGTCGCTAGCAGAAACTTACTCTCGCTTTGGATTGGGTAAAGCGACCCAGTTGGGGCTGATTGGGGAACGCAATGGCGGCTTATGTTCCCATAACCAACGTTGTTCTGACATGGACAGAGCGACTTTTTCTTACGGTTACGGTCTAATGGCTACACCGTTACAATTAGCACGCGTATATACTATTATTGGCAGCATGGGTGTTTTACGCCCGCTGTCTATCACCAGGATAAATCCACCAGTGATAGGAGAGCGTGTGTTTCCGGCGTCGCTAGTACGTACGGTAGTACACATGATGGAAAGTGTGGCGCTACCAGGTGGATGTGGTAATAAAGCTACAATCAATGGTTATCGTATCGCTATTAAAACTGGTACCACTAAAAAATTGGGGCTAAATGGCCATTATATCAATAAATATGTGGCCTATACCGCTGGGGTAGCGCCAGTTAGTAATCCGCGGTTTGCACTAGTGGTCGTTATAAATGATCCGCAGGGCGGCAAATACTACGGAGGAGCAGTTTCCGCGCCAGTATTTAGCACAATTATGGGCAGCATTCTGCGGACAAAGCACATAGAACCAGATGCGCTGCGGAAACCTAGTAAAAAATTCGCCATAGTCGTAAAGACTAATACAAAAAAGAAGGTATTATAGGCATTTATGTATGAACTTGAATAATTCGTAATCAGCTTGATGCCCACCATGGTTAAGATGGTTAAGCTAGAGCTAGCTATAATACTACTCAGGCATTGCCGCTGTCAGGGCACAAGCATAATGAATGACATTCGATAATAAGAGGAACCATTCAAAAGCAGCTATCGGCGCTGACTGGTATTTTATTACGCATCCTTTAATCGACTCGTTTTGTACTTGTAACAAGACAAAACCACCCGCACCATCTGGATCATATCCACCCTAGTCAATACAATAATACCATCTGCATACCAAAATAAGTTCAGTACTTATTCTTATAAAGAAGATCACTGACCACAGTTGATCGTAGTGTATTGTTATTGGTCAATGACTAACTACTATCTATCATTCATTACCGCTTGCACGAAATAATCACTGGCTTTGTACAGGCTCTTAAATAAGCGACAGATAGTGCCTTAAGTCTTGAAGTATTTCACACATACAGTAAGTAGTAGTAGATCCTATTAAAATAGTTTAATGGATCTGATCGTGCTAAAGGTGGCTAGTTTTGCTAAAGATGCTACAGTAGTAGCAGGCCAGGCTAAGCCATACCACTCGCCAGTAAAATATGGCGCTTGTAGTTTATCTAACTAACCGTCCCCATTCTCCGGTAAAATAGCCAAGATCCAGTCTTAAGGCCAGGAGATAACCGCTGTGATTCTACCCTACTCCCTACTGTCAGGTTTTCAGATGATCTGTAGTCTAACTAACCTGGTGAGAAAGAAGTGGCTAGAGAGTTAACGTAGTACCGCAATCGACAAGTGGTGCGCGAGTTACAGGAGAAAGCACCATGTTAGTATGGCTGAACGAATATTTGGTTCAATTTTATTCATGGTGTAACGTTTTTTCTAACCTTACGTTCCGTACAAGCAGCAGCTTACTGACTTCGTTGTTCCTATCACTGTGGATCGGACAACACCTGATTATCAGGCTACAAAAACTACAAATTGGGCAGGTAGTGCGAAATGAAGGACCTAAATCTCATTTTCGCAAACGCGGTACGCCAACCATGGGCGGATTGATGATTCTAACGTCGATCACTCTTGCGGTGATAATCTGGGCATATCAGGCTAACCCCTATGTATGGTGCGTGCTATTTGTTCTGGTGAGTTACGGCATAGTGGGATTTATCGACGACTATCGTAAAGTGGTGCGCAAAGACACTAAGGGACTTAGTGCACGCTGGAAGTATTTCTGGCAGTCGGTTATAGCACTGGCGGTGGCGTTCACCATATTAGCGGCTGGAACAGAAACAACGGTTACCCAGCCAATGGTGCCATATTTAAAACAGGTTTTACCCCAGCTCAGGCTGAGGTATATGCTTTTAACTTACTTCGTTATTGTCGGCACTAGCAATGCCGTAAATTTAACCGACGGTCTGGACGGGCTTGCTATTATGCCTACTGTATTTGTTGCCGCAGGTTTAGCTATAGCAGCGTTAGCAACCGGTAACATAAATGTAGCTGGCTACCTGAACATTGCTTACGTTAGCTTAGCCGGAGAGTTGGTTGTAGTCTGTGCGGCTATTATCGGTGCCAGTCTAGGTTTTTTGTGGTTCAACGCATATCCCGCACAAGTATTTATGGGCGACGTCGGATCGCTGGCACTAGGTGGAGCACTAGGCACCATTGCTGTATTGCTACATAAGGAATTTTTGTTGTTGATTATGGGTGGTGTGTTTGTTTTAGAAGCATTATCGGTCATTTTACAGGTAGTATCGATTAAATTACTCGGTCAGCGCATGTTACTTATGGCTCCTATTCATCACCATTATGAATTGAAAGGATGGCCAGAGCCGCGCGTTATCGTGCGCTTATGGATTATGTCGCTGATATTAGTCCTTCTTGGATTGGCAACGCTAAAAGTATGGTAATCATGCTGTACTATAATTTAAGTGAGTTAGTGTATGAACATTGCGGCGACAACTGGCTAAAAAACGCCCAAGCAAACAACATTGTTAGAACGGAAGCGGTATTGTATGACAATAACGGTATTAAGTATCAGCTAATATCAATATCACTACGCATGAGATCTTAGCTGCTCTTAGTTGCTACAAAGCAACCACACCACATGGTGGTATTTATGGTTTGTATTAGATTGATGCGCATACTGCAATATGTCTAGAAGCATCAAAGCTCACTGATAAACTAGAGCAGTGTACATATGCACCATTTTCGCAATGTTAAAGTGCTAGTTTAGATTTTTATTACATTGCTTATGCAGTATCGGCTTAATAAGCGCATTATCGGGCTGGTATTAATTATCTATCTGGAGCAGTGGAGTGGGTATTAAGAATGCACAAAACGGAGGCACAGACCTATTTACTATATGATCGTACGCTGCTATTGCTAACTATGGGACTAGTTGGTATAGGTTTGGTAATGGTTATCTCTACATCTATGCCCATTGGTGTGCGACTATCGGAAGATCCGTTTTATTTCGCTAGGCGCTATGCGTTTTACCTTGGTCTGGCTGTTGTACTGTCACTGGTCACTCTTGGAATACCGATGGCTAGTTGGCAGCGCGGCAGCTCATTAATCTTACTTATTACCTTGATTATGCTGCTGTTAGTGCTCATTGCCGGCCAGTCAGTCAACGGCGCCGTTCGCTGGCTAGCACTCGGGCCGTGGCGTATCCAACCAGCAGAATTGTCCAAGCTAGCTTTATTTTGTTATTTAGCCAGTTATCTCGTACGCAAAGCAGAGGAAGTACGCACTAATTTCTGGGGTTTTTGCAAACCAATAGGAGTGATGGTGCTGCTGGCTATATTACTGCTAGCGCAGCCAGATCTTGGAACAGTATTGGTGCTATTTATCACTACCCTGGCGATGCTATTCCTAGCTGAAGCTAAAATATGGCAATTTTTACCGATTATTGGTACCGGTATTTTAGCAGTTATGTTACTTATTATAGCAAAACCGTACCGTAGACGACGCGTAACATCATTCTTAAACCCATGGGATGATCCTTTTGGCAGAGGTTACCAACTTACTAACTCACTAATAGCGTTTGGTCGTGGCGAGTTGTGGGGGCAAGGTCTTGGCAATTCGATACAAAAATTTGAATATCTAACTGAAGCCCATACCGACTTTATTTGCTCCATTTTAGGTGAAGAGTTAGGTTATTTCGGCGTGTTATTGGCGCTGCTGATGGTATTTTTAGTGGCGTTTCGTGCTATGTCCATCGGCCGTAAAGCACTAGCAATCAACCAAATATTTTCGGGTTTTCTAGCATGTTCTATCGGAATTTGGTTTAGTTTCCAGACTATGGTCAATGTAGGCGCCGCCGCTGGAATGCTTCCCACTAAAGGTTTGACACTGCCATTTATCAGTTACGGTGGCTCTAGCATGCTCATTATGTTAACGGCAATTGTACTTCTGATTAGAATAGATTTTGAAACACGCCTGGCAAAATTACAAGCGTTTGTAAGGTGACTACGATGAAGAAAAATAACATGCGGTTAATAGTGATGGCCGGGGGCACTGGCGGGCATGTGTTCCCAGGACTTTCGGTCGCTAATCACCTGATGGCACAGGGTTGGCAGGTTAGATGGCTCGGTACGGCCGATCGCATCGAAGCCAGTTTGGTACCGAAGTACGGCATTGACATCGACTTCATCCGCATTGGCGGCCTACGTGGTAAGAGTATAACAGCACAAATTATGGCACCGGCACACATCTTGCGTGCCTGGCTTCAAGCGCGGCGAATTATGTACGCCTGGAGGCCAAATGTGGTGTTAGGAATGGGTGGCTATGTTTCCGGACCAGGCGGTTTGGCTGCCTGGAGCTATGGCATCCCGGTGGTACTGCATGAACAGAATGGCATTGCCGGTTTAACTAACCGCGCCCTAGCAAAGATAGCGAGAAAAGTACTACAAGCTGTTCCCGGCGCATTCCCTCATGCTGATGTAGTGGGCAACCCGGTGCGACATACAGTAATAGCGCTACCGGAGCCAGAATTACGCTTTCGCGAACGCACTGGTCCTATTAGGGTCTTGGTGATAGGAGGTAGTCAAGGCGCTCAGTTACTGAATAAAACTATGCCAGCTGTCGCTGCCCGCTTAGCTGGTACCTTAACCATTTGGCATCAAGTTGGCAAAGGAGCGCTAACTGAAGTAAATCGGGTCTACGCTGCTACCGGACAGCAACATAAAGTGGTGGAATTTATTGAAGACATAGCAACAGCCTATGCCTGGGCGGATATTGTGGTTTGTCGAGCTGGTGCACTGACGGTGAGCGAAATTGCTGTTGCCGGTTTACCAGCGTTATTGATCCCTTTTACTCATAAAGATCGTCAGCAGTATTGGAATGCTAGGCTGTTGGATAAGGCCGGCGCGGCGACAATTATCGAGCAGCCAGCTTTTACAGCCGAGCTAGTTAGCAACGTTCTAGCAGGCTTGGATCGTACTATGTTGCTGACCATGGCGCAGCGCGCCAGGACTGCGGCTATTATTGACGCAACGGAGCGGGTTGCGCGCGAAGTGGTAGCTGCTGCGCACCACTAAACCTAAACATGACCATCGTAATTTATGAATGAAGTGATCAAACAACGTACTGTTAATATAACACCACTAGCTAAATTGCGAACTGTTGTTCTAAACATTAGAATTGGTGGTGCTGGTATGCGAGGGATCGCAGAATTACTAGTAAACTAGTGATATCAAATTATTTGAGCAAATCCAGCACCGAACGCGATGACACAGCTATTGACTAATCTTGTCGTACAAATTTATTTTAACCATCGTCCGTAGAATCTCCACAATGCGAGTGTGGTGGTGTATAGCACACTATTACCTCGATAACCCAGATTTTGGCTGCTATTATTTGATCAACGTCAATGGTAAAACCGGCGAAGTAATATTGGTAGCAGTTTTCGGCCACCATCCCACCAAAGTGAAAGCAAAAAATTAAAGCAGCACGCGCCAACTGGCAGGACAGTCTGATACTTCGCTAACGTTCTGTCATGTGGGTGGTGTGAATCTGTTGATCATGCTGGAAGTTTCTTCTGTCGGCGAAGCAGCGATTCCTGGTGCCGACAGTTACTTGC is a genomic window of Candidatus Moranella endobia PCIT containing:
- the rsmH gene encoding 16S rRNA (cytosine(1402)-N(4))-methyltransferase RsmH — its product is MSDNYLHTTVLLNEAVHGLNLRPDGIYFDGTFGRGGHSRLILSKLNAQGRLFAIDCDPAAIEAAQTIDDTRFTIVHKPFSAMLDYIAERDLVGQIDGILLDLGVSSPQIDDPARGFSFMRDGPLDMRMDNTSGQSAAQWLAQASVDEISWVLKTFGEERFAKRIAQAIVARNRQRPPITRTLELAALITKAIPFHDNRKHPATRSFQAIRIYINCELEEIERALNCALQGLAPYGRLAVISFHSIEDRLVKQFIYQHSYIPQVPVGIPLTEAQISAQYQHWRQLKILGKIHPSAQEITDNPRARSSVLRLAEKLSKT
- the ftsL gene encoding cell division protein FtsL, whose translation is MIDRKHYHLVGSIGKDILNNGKLPALLLIAVLASSSLVVITTYQTRRLTVEREQLLLEQNILDIEWRNLILEDNVISDQSRFEFVATEQ
- the ftsI gene encoding peptidoglycan glycosyltransferase FtsI, encoding MKAAACMTTLKRQAANNTRLGGWRFTVLYSCILLALIGMTIRLAYLHIINHDQLVREGDMRSRRVQQIPTMRGMISDRVGRPLAVSVPVHAIWADPQQLTKYYSSMSTNLRWKAFYDVLSLSYDQLLSRMHTNSTRRFVYLARQVNPNISDYIHKLNLPGIYLRQESRRYYPAGHSTAHLLGVTNIDSQGIEGIEKSFDKWLTGQPNERMVRKDRFGKIIENISSVARQTTHNLSLSIDEQLQALVYRELNQAVACNRAESGTSVLVDVNTGEVLAMAISPSYNPNNLVGTNMDIMRNRAITDSFEPGSTVKPMVVMTALQRRLVGENSLLNTLPYMISSHQIKDVARYAELSMTGILQKSSNVGVSRLALAMPSSSLAETYSRFGLGKATQLGLIGERNGGLCSHNQRCSDMDRATFSYGYGLMATPLQLARVYTIIGSMGVLRPLSITRINPPVIGERVFPASLVRTVVHMMESVALPGGCGNKATINGYRIAIKTGTTKKLGLNGHYINKYVAYTAGVAPVSNPRFALVVVINDPQGGKYYGGAVSAPVFSTIMGSILRTKHIEPDALRKPSKKFAIVVKTNTKKKVL
- the mraY gene encoding phospho-N-acetylmuramoyl-pentapeptide-transferase, whose protein sequence is MLVWLNEYLVQFYSWCNVFSNLTFRTSSSLLTSLFLSLWIGQHLIIRLQKLQIGQVVRNEGPKSHFRKRGTPTMGGLMILTSITLAVIIWAYQANPYVWCVLFVLVSYGIVGFIDDYRKVVRKDTKGLSARWKYFWQSVIALAVAFTILAAGTETTVTQPMVPYLKQVLPQLRLRYMLLTYFVIVGTSNAVNLTDGLDGLAIMPTVFVAAGLAIAALATGNINVAGYLNIAYVSLAGELVVVCAAIIGASLGFLWFNAYPAQVFMGDVGSLALGGALGTIAVLLHKEFLLLIMGGVFVLEALSVILQVVSIKLLGQRMLLMAPIHHHYELKGWPEPRVIVRLWIMSLILVLLGLATLKVW
- the ftsW gene encoding cell division protein FtsW, translating into MEWVLRMHKTEAQTYLLYDRTLLLLTMGLVGIGLVMVISTSMPIGVRLSEDPFYFARRYAFYLGLAVVLSLVTLGIPMASWQRGSSLILLITLIMLLLVLIAGQSVNGAVRWLALGPWRIQPAELSKLALFCYLASYLVRKAEEVRTNFWGFCKPIGVMVLLAILLLAQPDLGTVLVLFITTLAMLFLAEAKIWQFLPIIGTGILAVMLLIIAKPYRRRRVTSFLNPWDDPFGRGYQLTNSLIAFGRGELWGQGLGNSIQKFEYLTEAHTDFICSILGEELGYFGVLLALLMVFLVAFRAMSIGRKALAINQIFSGFLACSIGIWFSFQTMVNVGAAAGMLPTKGLTLPFISYGGSSMLIMLTAIVLLIRIDFETRLAKLQAFVR
- the murG gene encoding undecaprenyldiphospho-muramoylpentapeptide beta-N-acetylglucosaminyltransferase codes for the protein MKKNNMRLIVMAGGTGGHVFPGLSVANHLMAQGWQVRWLGTADRIEASLVPKYGIDIDFIRIGGLRGKSITAQIMAPAHILRAWLQARRIMYAWRPNVVLGMGGYVSGPGGLAAWSYGIPVVLHEQNGIAGLTNRALAKIARKVLQAVPGAFPHADVVGNPVRHTVIALPEPELRFRERTGPIRVLVIGGSQGAQLLNKTMPAVAARLAGTLTIWHQVGKGALTEVNRVYAATGQQHKVVEFIEDIATAYAWADIVVCRAGALTVSEIAVAGLPALLIPFTHKDRQQYWNARLLDKAGAATIIEQPAFTAELVSNVLAGLDRTMLLTMAQRARTAAIIDATERVAREVVAAAHH